The genome window AAGAAAAAGTAGCAacatacaattagcagaatatgacccaaaattatttttaaaccaCACAGGCAGATAATTCTACTTCTAGATGCATAATATACAACACAGTTGAAAATCACCaagtaaaaaaaacatgtataccTGACCGTAAATTGCGAAAGTTAGGTACTGATAAAATGAGACTGGGGTGAGGTAAAGACAAACACTTGCTTCAGCCAACAGAAAGAAGCTGACCACCCATCTTCCACCTTCCATTAAATTAACACAATTTCACAAATCTAACAATGATTTGAAGGTGTATGGCCAGCAAGCAGCTAGTGTTACAAGCAAACAGATACAGTACATGACAGTCGCCATCATATGTCATTAAATATTTCATGATAAACAATATTCTTTCTGAAGGATAAGGAAACTGCGTGGTTTGATAAGGAACCCTGAGAAAATGTCTGGAGGGGTTGATTGAAGGAGATTGATGGAGGAGAGGATGAGACCGTGGTGATAGATCGTAAAACAGAAAGTGCAGGACACGCGGGGAAAGTAGTGGAATGACAGGCTTCTTGACATGGGCATGGACTTCTGAGTTGCGGCTAAGGGGGGATCGGGGAGAAACTGTAAGTGTTTGCCTGTGAAGCTGAAGAGATATTTGGGTGTGTTGTACAAGGATAATATAGTGTCGGGATTAATTAGGCTCGGGAAGTAGGTTTGGAATGACCGAGCCAAAGAATAAATTTGCTCAGGAGAACAACCTGTTCTCGTATAATAGATATAGTAGAtggttgcctatatatatggcactccattcttcatttcaaatgttcattctctttgatttcaaagcattgttaagctttcaagttgttcgtaacttgcttgttatatccacagttttctgtgttttgatcactcggttgttttaaccactaatctagaatacctcctgtcgaatttattctacaaacattagtggacattaaaactgaaccatattaattatataacgacttaaaacattgttatattaattaattaaaatatgattatccagttatatttaaatcagatttattccgcgcgaattttgtgacgattgtattcaacccccccttctacaatcgtatcgggacctaacaaattcctttaaggttaattatttcttaacctatttatcaatttttattaaggacgggagaAACTCTATCATCACAGCATATtaaccttaattttataattaaggaatggatggaatctttataatctgcataatcaggttaagtttaaaattatttatgtttctagataCAAACTAGCATagaagcccgtgcaaggcacagACATTGTgttaaaagttttttttatatttaacatgTAGAGTTATTGTTGTATTGACACGATGAAGCAATATTTGTTAGCTTATGTGCCGAATGGACGGAACGATTGACACGAACATGAGATGATCAAAAACTCACGATCTAATACATAGATTTTAACTTGTAAATAATGTTTACCTTGAAGTTGCATCATCATAAAACCGTATACCGTTATATATAAAAGCAAATAACCCAGAGTCACCATATACAATAAGAAGTCACCATATACAATAAGAGACGCTTTTCAAGCGGGCAATATTATttgattatgaaaaaaaaatgtatggTTGAGCCACTTCTTCAAAAACTAATAATGAGATCATTCACCAATCTCATTCACCAAAGAAATGAAAATCTCAGGCTCAAACTCTAATGCTACATCTTGTCTATCTTCATCGAATTTATCACATTTCTCATTTTTCCATTCCCCTTATGTGCACTTCCCATCCCAGTAGCACCTCTTGTGGTTCTCTGTTGATCCAATCTTTCGCCATATCCAACAGCTCACAATCAGGCAAGGTATCACCACAATTTGGTTTGATAAAGAGGTCGAAGAAAATATTTTCGTCTGAGTTGAGTTCAGTCTCATTGATGGTGTTCTTTACCTTCGTTTGTCGAAGCAATTCCCTTGACATTTTACTTGAAATTGTTACACTCTTCCTCATTGGTAGGAACCTTACTTTTTGTGGATGGATAACAAAGAAGATCCAATCGGTTTATTCTCACAGTCGGCTAATGCAGTACGATTCAATAAAGCAATGGGCTCAAGTTTAGATAAGCTCTACAGACGCGGGATTTCTTCTTAAGCTTGTGTTTTGTTCCTGGTGATCAAGtgcacataatttattaacCAATGTAAATTGATAAAAACAGATTCACAGTAACAATTTAATGAGGGGATTTATGAAAAGGACCTATTAACATGGTCTAGGATGTTGTCGCTCATATACTGAAAACTCTTTAAAAATTCTGCTAAAATTGGTGCATTATTGGGACTAAAAGTGGATCGCAACATATAGTCATCAAATTTTTGTAAGGTTTACAAAAGCCAATCACAATAGTACTAATGAGACCACAAGTCCTTATACCACATTTCTATGAATGCAATTCGTATATCATTAAGATCTTACCTAGTTTGTTCCTTCCAGTTGGCAATAAAAAGAGGTTGCAGTATAGCCTGCAAACCCTGATGTTAGCGCATATATGACAACCACCACAATGAACAAAGCTCCGCGGTTGTATGGATAGAATAAGTCGACCAATGCTAGCATGAAAACAAGTATTGCACTGAAAAACAGAAGCACAATTATGATAATAAGCATTTAATCTGTTAATGTAATAAAAccataaaataaatattcctaaataCTCTCACATTGCAAAAAACTGGATGCCTGAGCCAAAAGCTGCAGCAAATATCCCTGTGAATGAACTTCTATGCGGTTTCTTCTTGGTCTTCTAGTGTCTCTTCATCATGAGCATAGCTTTAACAGATAAGATCAAATGAGAAGAGAGCGGGGGAGTTCAAAAAAAGACATACAGCCTAAGCGCCAACCACAATAAGAAGCAAATTTATATAACTGTGTTGCTAGGACTGCAGTCAATGTTGCACCATTGACACTACTCTATAACACAATTGTTAAGGAACCAAACCACCAGAATATGTCTGAGCCAAATGATAAGCATAAGCAACGACATTTGACCTGGAGCAAGGATAACAATAAACAGAAATCATGAACCTATATATCTTGTATATTTATTTCTGATCACTGATAAAGCTATTTTGTGGATATTGAGTGCATTTTTAATTGTGAAGGATTTGTCattaaaatttagatatttttgtgAGGCAAGGGACATCTTATTATGCATTTATACCACTTCACAAATACAGCCGAGAGTGTAGATGCAATACTTCAGCTATATATGATAATGGCTAAAAAGAAGATAAACCTGTCAAAGATGGACAACAATATGAGATTGTCCTTGGTACCTTTACAGGGCAGGTAACCAggttttcatattaattataatcttaattaTTTGATAATCATATACATAGCGTACATCATGAAAAATGTATCGTAGAACTTGTCACAGTGAACAAATTTCAGACCTATCGGTTGATTTGCATCAGGtacataatttcataattctAAATCATTAATCAAAATCAGTACGTAGGCTTGAGTAGAGTGAGTACAAATGTCTAGAACCTCTACTTTCAGGAACGTAATTTTCTTTGGTAAAACTTAATCTCTATTGTGAAATATAGAATCAAGCTTGGTACTTCTATAAGTTGGATGACAACTTAGTAACTTACAGCTTTGGTACTATCATCAATATGAGGTGGCAAACGTAGCCAAGACAAGTACGTCAGTGATTCATTTACTGTAATCTGTGGAAAATGGATGTCTGTTTGCTCACAGTCACCAGATATTCTGGCATAAGTATCCTGCACCTTGGGATATCCTCCAATTCTTATATCTCCTTCAATAATACCACTATTTTTAAGTCCAGAAAGAATATCCAGACCTTGGGGCCCAAGTTCTGATGTGCTAGAAAAATACCCGCTTGGCTCGTTTTATTCTCGGATATTCTCGGCTCGGTTTACTTAACGCTActatttaaatattcaaatattattcgagataataaaaataatagaataattaattattctaatattttctaaatatttcgcaatttatgaaataattacAACATAATATTTATCCTGGCTAACCCGTAACATTTATTCATTCCCGGGTCATAGAGTAAATAAAATCTCACGTCTGCTAATTTCTCTACGTAACTGatatgttaaattaattcacacgtAACCCACTTAATTCATCGGCCAATAGCAGAATATATTCCCGACTCGTACCAACATTaaatattttacatgttaataaattcacaatatatttaaatactGATTTTAACtgcataaaatttaataatcaatttATTCACGTACTTGAAAACTCCAATTCTTATATCTCCTTCAATGATACCACTATTTTCACGTCCAAAAAGAACATCCAAAAGTGTTGTCTTTTCAGCTCCGATAATACCCATTAAAGCTGTCAGCACTCCAAGCTGAAACAATCCTGTAATATCATGAAAGAGCTGTATCATTTTTGGTTGATAACCTTTCTCCCTCATTTTCAAGTTAGGATGATCGCACACAGATTAGTTATAATTGGTCACGAAAATAAGGAGTAGTAGCTGGTGAAAAAACATATACACATGTATGCATTAGTAGCACTAAAGAACAATAGATAAAGAAGACATTTAGTTAAATAGTTCTATGAAACTTTACCTTTCTCATTCAGAATTGTAACCTATAACATAGTAGGTAAGCCCTGTCCATTGAAAAGCATCTACAAATGAAAATGGGATCTTTAAAATCACCGCTGGAATGGAATAAGCCCACGCAGGGTAGAAGTTGAAATCTCTTTGCTTGTAGATGATTGCAAGTCTGGATACAATCATGGACAATTCCAGTATTGCATTACTGTTGAACCTAATAAGTGAATAGAACAGAGACATCGGGAAGTAATTGGCATTGACAATATTAATGCTAGTGTTTGCACGTAGGAACACCGTCATTGTTATAGGTGCAGAAACCACCAGCTGAAAACATAATAGCACTGGATGAACACATACCTTTGCAGTTTTGTAATCATCCCAAGAATAGTTGTACCTGTGCAGATTTACATGCATGAGCAAATGAGTTACGCCTACACAAAAAAACATAAGAGAAATTGTTCAGATAAATTACACTATTGCATCTTTTGCGTACAATGATTATTGTTCAGGTGAGTTTATATAAAGGCCTCACATTATTCAAGCACAAAGTTGCACACAAATTTATCTTTTGCTGTCTCTCAGCTACTCACCACAATAATCTGCTTCTGCATCTACCATTGATCTAACTCGTTTATCTCCACCTTGGTCACGGACTACAGACCCAGTTCTTCCTCAAACTCGGCCTTTTTCTTCTCATGGCGGAATTAGGATTTCAAAGCAGTCGTGTGCTAAGATAATAAAACTCTCTTCTTTGCTCAAAATCAAGTGTTGAAGCATGTAAATGTGCATATATACATATGGCTAAGGCAGAGATGGTTGTGTTTTGTCTCTAGCAAAGTATACATTCAGGTTATGGCTAAAAACAAAAGGAAGTTGCTTGATTGCtgaaatatatttccttcttGTTGGCAGCCCGTGAcatgaaataatttatttatttaggattaatataataagatataagaataaaatttatacgTGCAGATTAAACTTTCTAGGACAGACTCATACTTTATCAGCAATTGGATTCaatctataatataatataaaactacaaaacacaaatttaaaatttaataacttcTCAATTTTACAAATGCATCACTATCATTAACAATGGTTATCAAAATGATAAAACAAATCACACAAGAACTCTATCAGATTAAAAGTCTAACAATAAGACCAATTACAGAAGTGATGTCAACTTGTGCCCCATCACAATAGAACTCGACCTAAAAAGTTGATGCTGATCCATCTCCACTAACACGTACGCAACAAAACACTATCTGAAAAACCATACCTGGCTCCCGACGAGCAGCATTCCGAAGTCACTTGATCAGGCTATAATAAATACAATGTTAAAATAGAAAGGTGATTTATTTTTTGAAGGGAAAGATGTGACTgtttaattatgataaaaaatcACCTCGAATTTTAACGATTGGTGCAGTTTTAGCAGTAACAATCTCCTCACCAGCATTTTGCTCTTTCCAAGCATCCACATTATCATCCTTGGCAGGCGCAATTTCCTCTTTCTGGCCTACAAATTACACAAAATCATATCAATAATTGTATTGCCTCGATGAAACTATCAATTTCCCGctcattaattttaaaaaacacacaaggaagcatgagtgcgggtgcgcAGTACGTGGATACGGGAATTCGTCAAATTCCAAAATATGGGGATACGGGTACGGGGGGATAcgacaaatatttaaatattaaaaatattatatatatatatatataataaataattcataAGATGCATTTAAGTAGAACAAAATAGCGGAATAACTAAATCAACCCTACTAGAGAtagaaatacacacacacacacaagcaattatatatatttacaatcTATAGACACACATGAGCAGATATTACAGAAAACACACTTACCAATCGACATACTTGAGCTGGAGATGCTCTGCTCTCTCTCGTACAGGTACTCAGTTAGTCTAATTAGGTTTTGATtcctcttttctttcttttgaccaactaattttaagtttttttttttaaaaaaaaagttgttaaaAATTACGATTTGTGCCACTGCCGCACCCCCATCCCGCACCCCCGCGTATCCCCATCGCTGCCTCCACGGATATGCCACGTGGCGTATCCCGTGCGTATCCCGCCGCACCCCGCCGCACCCCCGCACCCCCAAGTATCCCCTACGCAGTTCTTCACCCAGATGAagtatccctgctttctagTCACCATGACATGTTAATTGAGATCAGCAAAAGCTTGAACATCCTATTTCTGGAACTACATACTGCATTCCGTAGTTCACACGCAtttgtaataaattataaaaattaagtaTACAATGTCAAGTCCCAACCTCTGCAAAAGCTAAAACAATAAGAACTACAACACACCACTCCTACAATTAATCCTGCTACGCTACTGATAACACAAACAATGTCAGGAACATACACTTAACCACTCCAAACACCCTAAAGGCTAGAACATTACAATTATCGAATTCCGCAAAAACCTATATTTCGAACATCAAGAAAAATCACTAAACTAACCCAAACACAATCAACACAAAATATTTACAAACAATTCCACAAAAATTCCATACCCTTTCCTTTCCAGGCAGCTTTCTTTTGCTCCAATTCCTCAAGCGCAAGAGACAGTCGAGCTTTGAGAGCTTTGAGCTCCTGCTCCTTGAAAGGCCAGTCGTTTGGAATACTTGGGACTTTCTCTACTTTGGGCCTCTTGTTAAGCCCTTGTTTCTTAGCATCTTTAGTGTCACACTTTTGCGATGAACCGTCCACTGAGGGTGTGCCGCACAAACACAATTGATATACACACAAAGATTGAAGAACGCTAATCCCATTCTCCTGAACCCGATCTTGGAGAGGCAACCCGGtacaaaatacaaattattGTCTTTAGTCGCGAATTACCTTCTAACAAAGTGTATTTTTAACTGGCCGGTCATATCGTTTTTGTGTTCTAAACGACTGTTCCTATGCTCGACACGATACGAATACTGCCTGGCGCTAAAAAGATGTTATAATAGCATAGGGTATTATAGAAATTTGTATAAAACTGAGGTCATATGTGTAATTTTACGGGGAATTTCCTTGCTCTTTTTGCCCCTGGTTCTACTtcaatatatagaagtagatattTATATAGTctgcgtcgttataatttctgttgcgtgattattttttttaaatcggattcgtgtatattatctttaacGTTTTTAacgtactgatcgccaataacataactcaaGTATTTTGATTCTTACGTATGTTGCCTTTcgtaacttatatctcatagcATACTGTTTCTTAATAAAAAAGAAGTAAAGTTTAACttgataaaaaacaaaaaatcatacatgTGTCCGTAGCACGGGCCGAAATGATATGagcatatttttaatttaaaacatttttgaCAAATGAGCATATTgtcatttaaataactttaagaacaaatttttttgcatacagtttattataatttttttgttattttatttaagatatgaGGGGTCGTCGTTAGGCGACGCcgagaaatttaattatatagtcattactattttcatattttttataaatattttagaaacaattacctaatattattttattattttaactatacatataatgatttgataatagatccataaacttattaatttttattccaaacatgaattattattattatatgaaatatttggttatattaatgaaaaatctattccgtgataaaatcaatacaaaatctattaaattatagatatttatcacgtatattttcttattatcaattttcagtataggcaataattgtagtatataattttagtaatgtaactgaattatgactagATATGTATTCCTTCATTGATGTATTCTTTTaaagttaattatttcttaacctatttatcaatttttattaaagacggaggaaactctatcattaacatattcaccttaattttataattaaggaatggatggaagctttataatctgcataattAGGTTAACTTTATAATTATTCATGTTTCtcaatacaaagatttatatagttcgcgtcgttataatttctgttgcgtgattttattttttttcaatcgacattcatatatattatctttaacatctacaacgtactgatcactaataacataactcgaatattttgactcttacatacgtgcctttcataacttatatctaaTATCATattgtttaataataaaaaattttataacttaaaaacTCATAATAAGTAGTTTGACCGCGCCGATTACCCGTCAAATTTGGGGTTAATCAAAACAGAAAGTATAAGTTAAGTTGACACAAAATCAAAGAATCAATACctgtgtgcgaagcacgggcaaaaAAAGCTAGTTCACATAACATGCAATAGACATTCCGAAAATGCGTATCTTAATGGAACCATTTTAAGATAACGTATAAAACGATAATTTTTATCAAGAAAGTGTATTTTATTTCTTCACCTACTTTTACTCCTATTTTTAGG of Daucus carota subsp. sativus chromosome 3, DH1 v3.0, whole genome shotgun sequence contains these proteins:
- the LOC135151209 gene encoding ABC transporter G family member 41-like, with the translated sequence MVDAEADYCGTTILGMITKLQRFNSNAILELSMIVSRLAIIYKQRDFNFYPAWAYSIPAVILKIPFSFVDAFQWTGLTYYVIGYNSE